In the genome of Girardinichthys multiradiatus isolate DD_20200921_A chromosome 7, DD_fGirMul_XY1, whole genome shotgun sequence, one region contains:
- the LOC124871364 gene encoding gamma-crystallin M2-like: MGSKIIFYEDRNFQGRSYECDKEFPDMHPHFTRCNSIKVESGCWVLYEKPNYTGFQYVLTRGEYPDYQRWMGYNDSIRSCRTFSYTSEGPYRIRIYERPNFQGQMMEFSEDCESVQEHFRSHDIYSCNVMDGYWTLYEHPSFRGRQYFMSPGEYRKFSDWGATCATTGSFRKITEF; this comes from the exons ATGGGTAGTAAG ATCATATTCTACGAGGACCGGAACTTCCAGGGCCGCTCATATGAGTGCGATAAAGAATTCCCTGACATGCACCCCCATTTCACCCGCTGCAACTCCATCAAGGTGGAGAGTGGTTGCTGGGTGCTCTACGAGAAGCCCAACTACACCGGCTTCCAGTACGTCCTGACCAGAGGAGAGTACCCGGACTACCAGCGCTGGATGGGCTACAATGACAGCATCCGCTCCTGCCGTACCTTCTCCTAT ACCAGCGAGGGCCCCTACCGTATCCGCATCTATGAGCGACCCAACTTCCAAGGTCAGATGATGGAGTTCAGCGAGGACTGCGAGTCGGTGCAGGAGCACTTCCGCAGCCACGACATCTACTCCTGCAACGTCATGGACGGCTACTGGACCCTCTACGAGCACCCAAGCTTCCGTGGACGGCAGTACTTCATGAGTCCCGGCGAGTACCGCAAGTTCAGTGACTGGGGGGCCACCTGCGCCACTACCGGCTCGTTCCGCAAGATCACAGAGTTTTAA
- the LOC124871558 gene encoding gamma-crystallin B-like isoform X2, whose amino-acid sequence MGKIIFYEDRNFEGHHFECMSDCADLHSLFDHCRSIRVESGMFIIYDQPGFMGNQCFMRRGEYSDYMGMTGMNDCVRSCRMIPMHTGNFRMQLYEHFDMEGEMMELTNDCPNLMGRFHLANFNSCNILDGHWLVYEQPNYRGRHYYLRPGQYRSFSEWNGTNSRIGSIRRLIDV is encoded by the exons ATGGGAAAG ATAATCTTTTATGAGGACAGAAACTTTGAAGGCCATCACTTTGAGTGCATGAGCGATTGCGCTGACTTGCACTCATTGTTTGACCACTGTCGCTCAATACGCGTAGAGAGCGGCATGTTCATCATCTACGACCAACCTGGCTTCATGGGAAACCAATGCTTCATGAGAAGGGGAGAGTATTCTGACTACATGGGCATGACCGGCATGAATGACTGCGTCCGGTCATGCCGCATGATCCCAATG CACACAGGCAACTTCAGGATGCAACTGTATGAGCACTTCGACATGGAAGGTGAAATGATGGAGCTAACGAACGACTGCCCAAATCTTATGGGTCGTTTCCACCTAGCCAACTTCAACTCGTGCAACATCCTGGATGGCCACTGGCTTGTGTACGAGCAGCCGAACTACAGGGGGCGTCACTACTACTTGAGACCCGGCCAGTACAGGAGCTTCAGTGAATGGAATGGCACAAACTCCAGGATTGGTTCCATCAGACGTCTCATAGATGTCTAA
- the LOC124871558 gene encoding gamma-crystallin B-like isoform X1: MLTGCFILLHQIIFYEDRNFEGHHFECMSDCADLHSLFDHCRSIRVESGMFIIYDQPGFMGNQCFMRRGEYSDYMGMTGMNDCVRSCRMIPMHTGNFRMQLYEHFDMEGEMMELTNDCPNLMGRFHLANFNSCNILDGHWLVYEQPNYRGRHYYLRPGQYRSFSEWNGTNSRIGSIRRLIDV; this comes from the exons ATGTTGACAGGATGCTTTATTCTGCTCCATCAGATAATCTTTTATGAGGACAGAAACTTTGAAGGCCATCACTTTGAGTGCATGAGCGATTGCGCTGACTTGCACTCATTGTTTGACCACTGTCGCTCAATACGCGTAGAGAGCGGCATGTTCATCATCTACGACCAACCTGGCTTCATGGGAAACCAATGCTTCATGAGAAGGGGAGAGTATTCTGACTACATGGGCATGACCGGCATGAATGACTGCGTCCGGTCATGCCGCATGATCCCAATG CACACAGGCAACTTCAGGATGCAACTGTATGAGCACTTCGACATGGAAGGTGAAATGATGGAGCTAACGAACGACTGCCCAAATCTTATGGGTCGTTTCCACCTAGCCAACTTCAACTCGTGCAACATCCTGGATGGCCACTGGCTTGTGTACGAGCAGCCGAACTACAGGGGGCGTCACTACTACTTGAGACCCGGCCAGTACAGGAGCTTCAGTGAATGGAATGGCACAAACTCCAGGATTGGTTCCATCAGACGTCTCATAGATGTCTAA
- the LOC124871027 gene encoding gamma-crystallin S-1-like — MGKIIFYEDKDFSGSHFECSKDCPDLLSNLSRCNSIRVESSCFMIYEKPNYTGNQYYLRRGEYPNFHHWSGINDSVGSCRHIHTESGSFNMRLFERIEFGGQMIDLIDDCPSVMDRFNIHNIFSCNVMNGNWLFYEHPHYHGKMYLIRPGEYKRFSEWGGRSARVGSIRRIMEY, encoded by the exons ATGGGGAAG ATTATCTTCTATGAGGATAAAGATTTTTCCGGGAGCCATTTTGAGTGCTCCAAAGACTGCCCAGACCTGTTGAGCAATCTGAGCCGGTGCAACTCCATCAGGGTGGAGAGCAGCTGCTTCATGATTTACGAAAAACCTAACTACACTGGGAACCAGTACTACCTGAGGAGAGGAGAGTATCCCAACTTTCACCACTGGTCAGGTATCAACGACTCGGTTGGCTCCTGTCGCCACATCCACACG GAGTCTGGGTCATTCAATATGCGCTTGTTTGAGCGGATCGAGTTTGGCGGCCAGATGATAGACCTGATAGATGACTGTCCCAGTGTGATGGACCGGTTCAACATTCACAATATCTTCTCTTGCAATGTCATGAATGGGAACTGGCTCTTCTACGAGCACCCACACTACCATGGCAAGATGTACCTGATCCGACCCGGAGAGTATAAACGGTTCAGTGAATGGGGCGGCAGGAGCGCCAGGGTTGGCTCCATCAGACGTATTATGGAGTATTGA
- the si:dkey-57a22.15 gene encoding gamma-crystallin M2: protein MGKIVFYEDKNFQGRSYECSNDCTDLHLYFSRCNSIRVESGCFMIYERPNYMGHQYFMRRGEYPDYQRWMGFSSSIRSCRMIPAYRGSYRMRLYEKPDFTGHMMEFMDDCPCVSDRFHHRHVYSCNVMNGYWIFYEYPNYRGRQYFLKPGEYRRYRDWCATCAIVGSFRKVTDF from the exons ATGGGCAAG attgttttttacGAGGACAAGAACTTCCAAGGTCGAAGCTATGAGTGCAGCAATGACTGCACGGACCTTCACTTGTACTTCAGCCGGTGCAACTCCATCCGGGTGGAGAGTGGTTGCTTCATGATCTATGAGCGACCCAACTACATGGGCCACCAGTACTTCATGAGGAGGGGAGAGTACCCTGACTATCAGAGATGGATGGGTTTCAGTAGCAGCATTCGCTCATGCCGGATGATTCCAGCG TATCGAGGCTCCTACAGAATGCGCCTCTATGAGAAGCCTGACTTCACCGGTCACATGATGGAGTTCATGGATGACTGTCCTTGTGTGTCTGATCGTTTTCATCACCGCCATGTCTACTCGTGCAATGTTATGAACGGCTACTGGATCTTCTACGAGTACCCTAACTACCGAGGCAGACAGTACTTCCTGAAACCCGGGGAATACAGGAGGTACCGAGACTGGTGTGCCACCTGCGCCATCGTCGGATCCTTCAGGAAGGTCACCGATTTTTAG